Proteins co-encoded in one Lates calcarifer isolate ASB-BC8 linkage group LG17, TLL_Latcal_v3, whole genome shotgun sequence genomic window:
- the lnx1 gene encoding E3 ubiquitin-protein ligase LNX isoform X5: protein MKALLLLVLPWLSPANYTDNLGNLHILYSELCKGASHYGLSADRKRRSQEGECTDSTSELTIATLPNDGPTSAAVALLSDEPGLVNPAFDPSMEDNSQSGSTTSLAARSSTKKSEFRNFDRSSVRSRSFRRLNRAFSVLRRTKSGNAVSNETSEERDNARNSTVPQEGMHQVLALPQLHHLIPDGEVTSIKITRVDPSEPLAISIVGGNETPLVRILIQDIYREGVIARDGRLLPGDMILKVNGIDISNVPHCYAMATLKQPCQLLRLTVLREQRHRYRSHSHSHPHGHGHSHDGAGGHPSHGLPHHPLRDDSIHVVLNKSTPEEQLGIKLVRRPEEHGVYIFHLLEGGLAARDGQLCVGDRVLAINGHDLRYGAPEHAALLIQASEERVHFIVSRQICLPTPDILQEAPWGMDGPPPYSPVDIEQTLLDSCQKPACYEKTVSLTKEPYDSLGMTVAGGMSSRGWDLPIYVTNVDPDGVVGQEGSIRKGDILLNVNGVDLTGVTRGEAVANLKNTSSPVVLKVLEMRPPEESLQECTLPPCLTPSPTDSTKSPLPNDDYSPLWVSWLQLPRHLYCCKDIVLRRSTSGSLGFSIVGGQEEVNCNQSFFIRSIVEGTPAYNDGRIRCGDILLEVNGKSTWGMTHTALVRLLKELRGRITLTIVSWPGSLL from the exons GTGTAAAGGGGCCTCTCACTATGGCCTCTCAGCAGACAGGAAGCGTCGCTCGCAGGAGGGCGAGTGCACCGACAGCACATCGGAACTCACCATTGCCACGCTGCCCAACGACGGCCCCACCTCCGCCGCCGTGGCCCTCCTGTCGGACGAGCCGGGTCTGGTCAATCCCGCCTTCGACCCGAGCATGGAGGACAACAGCCAGTCGGGCAGCACGACCAGCCTGGCCGCCCGCAGCAGCACCAAgaagagtgagt TCAGAAATTTTGACCGCTCTTCCGTGAGAAGCCGCTCCTTCAGGAGGCTGAACCGGGCATTCAGTGTCCTGCGGAGGACCAAGAGTGGCAACGCAGTGAGCAATGAGACgtctgaggagagagacaatGCCAGGAATTCCACTGTGCCGCAGGAAGGTATGCATCAAG TCCTGGCTCTTCCTCAGCTCCATCACCTGATCCCTGATGGTGAAGTTACCAGTATTAAGATCACGCGGGTGGATCCCTCAGAACCGCTGGCCATCAGCATTGTTGGCGGGAACGAGACCCCATTGGTTCGCATCCTCATCCAGGATATCTACAGAGAAGGCGTGATTGCACGGGATGGACGTTTGCTGCCTGGGGACATGATCCTGAAG GTAAACGGCATTGACATCAGCAACGTACCACACTGCTATGCCATGGCAACCCTAAAACAGCCGTGCCAACTCCTCCGACTTACCGTGCTCAGAGAACAGCGCCATCGCTACCGCTCACACTCGCACAGCCACCCACATGGTCACGGGCACAGCCACGATGGTGCCGGGGGCCACCCGTCTCACGGCCTACCCCACCATCCCCTGAGGGATGACAGCATCCATGTGGTTCTGAATAAAAGCACTCCAGAGGAGCAGCTGGGCATTAAGCTGGTGAGGCGGCCAGAGGAGCACGGAGTCTACATCTTTCACCTGCTGGAGGGCGGCCTGGCAGCTCGGGATGGACAGCTGTGCGTTGGTGACCGTGTGCTGGCCATCAACGGGCACGATCTCCGTTACGGAGCACCAGAACATGCTGCTCTGCTTATCCAG GCAAGTGAGGAGCGTGTCCACTTCATAGTATCTCGTCAGATCTGCCTGCCCACCCCAGACATCTTACAAGAAGCACCATGGGGCATGGATGGTCCCCCACCATATTCCCCTGTGGATATTGAGCAAACACTGCTG GACTCTTGTCAGAAGCCTGCGTGCTACGAGAAGACAGTGTCTCTGACTAAGGAACCATATGACTCCCTGGGTATGACGGTGGCAGGTGGCATGTCCAGCAGAGGGTGGGACCTCCCTATTTATGTCACAAACGTGGACCCTGATGGAGTGGTGGGACAGGAGGGCTCCATTCGCAAAG GTGACATCTTGCTAAACGTGAACGGGGTTGATCTGACGGGGGTGACGCGAGGCGAGGCTGTGGCCAACTTGAAAAACACCTCCTCTCCCGTCGTGCTCAAGGTCTTGGAGATGCGTCCTCCAGAAGAAAGCCTGCAAGAGTGCACGTTGCCGCCCTGTCTAACACCCTCGCCCACTGATAGCACCAAGAGTCCGCTGCCCAATGACGATTATTCCCCGCTGTGGGTGTCATGGCTGCAGCTACCCAG GCATCTCTACTGTTGCAAAGACATCGTCCTGCGGCGGAGCACTTCGGGCAGCCTGGGCTTCAGTATTGTGGGAGGTCAGGAAGAGGTCAACTGCAATCAATCCTTTTTTATCCGCTCCATTGTTGAGGGGACGCCAGCCTACAATGATGGCAGGATAAG GTGTGGGGACATCTTGCTCGAGGTGAATGGGAAGAGTACATGGGGGATGACCCATACAGCACTGGTGCGCCTTCTGAAGGAGCTGCGGGGCAGAATCACCCTGACCATCGTCTCCTGGCCAGGCAGCCTGCTGTAG
- the lnx1 gene encoding E3 ubiquitin-protein ligase LNX isoform X6 — MKALLLLVLPWLSPANYTDNLGNLHILYSELCKGASHYGLSADRKRRSQEGECTDSTSELTIATLPNDGPTSAAVALLSDEPGLVNPAFDPSMEDNSQSGSTTSLAARSSTKKIRNFDRSSVRSRSFRRLNRAFSVLRRTKSGNAVSNETSEERDNARNSTVPQEVLALPQLHHLIPDGEVTSIKITRVDPSEPLAISIVGGNETPLVRILIQDIYREGVIARDGRLLPGDMILKVNGIDISNVPHCYAMATLKQPCQLLRLTVLREQRHRYRSHSHSHPHGHGHSHDGAGGHPSHGLPHHPLRDDSIHVVLNKSTPEEQLGIKLVRRPEEHGVYIFHLLEGGLAARDGQLCVGDRVLAINGHDLRYGAPEHAALLIQASEERVHFIVSRQICLPTPDILQEAPWGMDGPPPYSPVDIEQTLLDSCQKPACYEKTVSLTKEPYDSLGMTVAGGMSSRGWDLPIYVTNVDPDGVVGQEGSIRKGDILLNVNGVDLTGVTRGEAVANLKNTSSPVVLKVLEMRPPEESLQECTLPPCLTPSPTDSTKSPLPNDDYSPLWVSWLQLPRHLYCCKDIVLRRSTSGSLGFSIVGGQEEVNCNQSFFIRSIVEGTPAYNDGRIRCGDILLEVNGKSTWGMTHTALVRLLKELRGRITLTIVSWPGSLL, encoded by the exons GTGTAAAGGGGCCTCTCACTATGGCCTCTCAGCAGACAGGAAGCGTCGCTCGCAGGAGGGCGAGTGCACCGACAGCACATCGGAACTCACCATTGCCACGCTGCCCAACGACGGCCCCACCTCCGCCGCCGTGGCCCTCCTGTCGGACGAGCCGGGTCTGGTCAATCCCGCCTTCGACCCGAGCATGGAGGACAACAGCCAGTCGGGCAGCACGACCAGCCTGGCCGCCCGCAGCAGCACCAAgaaga TCAGAAATTTTGACCGCTCTTCCGTGAGAAGCCGCTCCTTCAGGAGGCTGAACCGGGCATTCAGTGTCCTGCGGAGGACCAAGAGTGGCAACGCAGTGAGCAATGAGACgtctgaggagagagacaatGCCAGGAATTCCACTGTGCCGCAGGAAG TCCTGGCTCTTCCTCAGCTCCATCACCTGATCCCTGATGGTGAAGTTACCAGTATTAAGATCACGCGGGTGGATCCCTCAGAACCGCTGGCCATCAGCATTGTTGGCGGGAACGAGACCCCATTGGTTCGCATCCTCATCCAGGATATCTACAGAGAAGGCGTGATTGCACGGGATGGACGTTTGCTGCCTGGGGACATGATCCTGAAG GTAAACGGCATTGACATCAGCAACGTACCACACTGCTATGCCATGGCAACCCTAAAACAGCCGTGCCAACTCCTCCGACTTACCGTGCTCAGAGAACAGCGCCATCGCTACCGCTCACACTCGCACAGCCACCCACATGGTCACGGGCACAGCCACGATGGTGCCGGGGGCCACCCGTCTCACGGCCTACCCCACCATCCCCTGAGGGATGACAGCATCCATGTGGTTCTGAATAAAAGCACTCCAGAGGAGCAGCTGGGCATTAAGCTGGTGAGGCGGCCAGAGGAGCACGGAGTCTACATCTTTCACCTGCTGGAGGGCGGCCTGGCAGCTCGGGATGGACAGCTGTGCGTTGGTGACCGTGTGCTGGCCATCAACGGGCACGATCTCCGTTACGGAGCACCAGAACATGCTGCTCTGCTTATCCAG GCAAGTGAGGAGCGTGTCCACTTCATAGTATCTCGTCAGATCTGCCTGCCCACCCCAGACATCTTACAAGAAGCACCATGGGGCATGGATGGTCCCCCACCATATTCCCCTGTGGATATTGAGCAAACACTGCTG GACTCTTGTCAGAAGCCTGCGTGCTACGAGAAGACAGTGTCTCTGACTAAGGAACCATATGACTCCCTGGGTATGACGGTGGCAGGTGGCATGTCCAGCAGAGGGTGGGACCTCCCTATTTATGTCACAAACGTGGACCCTGATGGAGTGGTGGGACAGGAGGGCTCCATTCGCAAAG GTGACATCTTGCTAAACGTGAACGGGGTTGATCTGACGGGGGTGACGCGAGGCGAGGCTGTGGCCAACTTGAAAAACACCTCCTCTCCCGTCGTGCTCAAGGTCTTGGAGATGCGTCCTCCAGAAGAAAGCCTGCAAGAGTGCACGTTGCCGCCCTGTCTAACACCCTCGCCCACTGATAGCACCAAGAGTCCGCTGCCCAATGACGATTATTCCCCGCTGTGGGTGTCATGGCTGCAGCTACCCAG GCATCTCTACTGTTGCAAAGACATCGTCCTGCGGCGGAGCACTTCGGGCAGCCTGGGCTTCAGTATTGTGGGAGGTCAGGAAGAGGTCAACTGCAATCAATCCTTTTTTATCCGCTCCATTGTTGAGGGGACGCCAGCCTACAATGATGGCAGGATAAG GTGTGGGGACATCTTGCTCGAGGTGAATGGGAAGAGTACATGGGGGATGACCCATACAGCACTGGTGCGCCTTCTGAAGGAGCTGCGGGGCAGAATCACCCTGACCATCGTCTCCTGGCCAGGCAGCCTGCTGTAG